The following proteins are co-located in the Flammeovirga kamogawensis genome:
- a CDS encoding response regulator transcription factor, with product MASEIERKILVVDDEPDIVEILGYNLKKEGYQVKTANDGKQAVEVAKEFHPELIILDIMMPVMDGVEACRQIKENPDLAEAHIIFLTARAEEYSEVAAFDVGADDYIVKPVKPRALMKRIESIFKRKSKSSSVKKDIINIGKFSIDKSSYTLYVDGEPKTLPKKEFELLYFLAESPNKVFNRDDLLRNIWGADVYVLARTVDVHIRRVREKIGEGYIKTVKGVGYKFEA from the coding sequence ATGGCTTCAGAAATAGAAAGAAAAATCTTAGTTGTAGACGATGAACCAGATATAGTAGAAATATTGGGTTATAATCTTAAGAAAGAAGGCTATCAAGTAAAAACTGCCAACGATGGAAAACAAGCCGTTGAAGTTGCAAAAGAGTTTCATCCTGAGCTAATCATTTTAGATATAATGATGCCAGTAATGGATGGTGTTGAAGCATGTAGACAAATAAAAGAAAATCCAGATTTAGCAGAGGCACATATTATTTTCTTAACTGCAAGAGCAGAAGAATACTCTGAAGTTGCTGCTTTTGACGTTGGTGCTGATGATTATATCGTTAAACCAGTAAAGCCAAGAGCTTTAATGAAGAGAATTGAGTCTATTTTCAAAAGAAAAAGTAAATCATCTTCAGTTAAAAAGGATATTATAAATATTGGTAAGTTTTCTATTGACAAATCTAGTTATACTTTATATGTTGATGGCGAGCCTAAAACATTACCTAAAAAAGAATTTGAACTACTCTATTTCTTAGCTGAAAGTCCGAACAAAGTTTTTAATAGAGACGATCTTTTGAGAAATATATGGGGTGCTGATGTATACGTTCTTGCTAGAACTGTTGATGTTCACATCCGTCGAGTTAGAGAAAAAATTGGTGAAGGTTACATTAAAACTGTAAAAGGTGTTGGTTATAAGTTTGAAGCTTAA
- a CDS encoding peptidylprolyl isomerase: protein MLNSKFSQFITLASLASLLIGCATNFGQKSKLHKTENILSLDGEAVTKENFVYLYDKNYSNDSAFYSKESVDDYLDLFINFKLKVAEAITLGYDTLPAFQNEYKMYLNQLEEPYLTESVFNDSLVKEAYDRQKIEVRASHILITAKKDASPEDTLKAYTTAINLLEEIKEGKNFEQVAFTSSQDPSAKQNKGDLGYFTSLQMVYPFEDAAFKAKIGDVVGPVRTDFGYHLIYVKDKRERYGTLQVQHIMIKSTKKDKAENQEIAQRKINAIYDSLQLGGDWAAMCSNFSDDKRSSSKEGILPPVSEVRFPKEFMEGVYSLDSIGSISNPVRTDFGWHIIRLYQKKPVMEYEVLYPTLVKKVKKDSRSSTSRQHFIQKLKNDNEYTINEENKSIAFSLIDSTRLKGQWKVPEDLSVKNAKKVIFTLATRKVTVNDFFDYVSTTQKSSKNDNLENLLNSDFDSFSNIILLEEEKKNLADKYPEYKHLAQEYKDGLLLFRVMEDCVWNKASSDITALKTYHNQHRKDYMWDTRADVEVYNTGSKDLENETLLMLDSGYFRVFPTEVSTINYKRNSSYLYKSRIKDLQKVADVLNTEINLFIVINVEYDKKEGSVLRKKRFNNIKNQLVKKGVNINRIKSHFEEGVNGVVDLKYFTTEVTKFINTKNSEHNLAIQYTDGIFTENSLPYKKNIEMKVGRYIFEENNRFIIVNVKEILPTAPKTFNESKGNVIADYQEYLEKEWVKSLHTKHQVVVDSTVLQSLYVQDKTL, encoded by the coding sequence ATGCTTAATTCAAAATTTAGCCAATTTATTACTTTGGCATCACTAGCTTCTCTATTAATTGGATGTGCGACTAATTTTGGACAAAAATCTAAACTTCATAAAACAGAAAATATACTTTCTTTAGATGGCGAAGCTGTAACAAAAGAAAATTTCGTTTATCTATATGATAAAAATTACAGTAATGACAGTGCTTTTTATTCAAAAGAAAGTGTTGATGATTATTTAGATTTATTCATCAATTTTAAACTAAAAGTTGCTGAAGCAATCACATTAGGTTATGATACTCTTCCTGCATTTCAAAATGAATATAAGATGTACCTTAACCAACTAGAAGAACCTTATTTAACGGAATCAGTTTTTAACGACAGTCTTGTAAAAGAGGCTTACGATCGTCAGAAAATTGAAGTGAGAGCCTCTCATATTCTTATTACAGCCAAAAAAGATGCAAGTCCTGAAGATACATTAAAAGCATATACTACAGCAATCAATTTACTAGAAGAAATTAAAGAAGGTAAAAACTTTGAACAGGTTGCCTTTACATCTTCACAAGATCCTTCTGCTAAACAAAATAAAGGTGATTTGGGTTACTTTACATCTTTACAAATGGTATATCCTTTTGAAGATGCAGCTTTCAAAGCAAAAATTGGAGATGTGGTTGGACCAGTCAGAACCGACTTCGGTTATCATTTGATTTATGTAAAAGATAAACGAGAACGATATGGTACATTACAGGTACAACATATCATGATTAAGTCTACTAAAAAAGATAAAGCTGAAAATCAAGAAATTGCTCAAAGAAAAATAAATGCTATCTATGATAGTCTACAACTTGGTGGTGATTGGGCTGCAATGTGTAGTAATTTCTCCGATGATAAAAGGTCTTCATCTAAAGAAGGTATTCTCCCTCCTGTAAGTGAAGTACGTTTTCCGAAAGAATTTATGGAAGGGGTCTATTCATTAGATTCAATAGGGAGCATATCAAACCCTGTTCGAACTGATTTCGGATGGCACATTATAAGGTTATACCAGAAAAAACCAGTAATGGAATATGAAGTACTCTACCCTACCCTTGTAAAGAAAGTAAAAAAAGACAGTCGTTCTTCAACAAGTCGTCAACATTTTATTCAAAAACTGAAAAATGACAATGAGTATACTATTAACGAAGAAAACAAATCAATTGCTTTCTCTTTAATAGATTCTACAAGGTTAAAAGGCCAATGGAAAGTTCCCGAAGACTTATCTGTTAAAAATGCAAAAAAGGTAATCTTCACTTTGGCTACAAGAAAAGTTACCGTAAACGACTTTTTTGATTATGTATCGACTACACAGAAGAGTTCTAAAAACGACAACCTTGAAAATCTTTTAAACAGTGATTTCGATTCTTTTTCTAACATTATTCTACTAGAAGAAGAAAAAAAGAACCTTGCTGATAAATACCCTGAATACAAACATCTTGCACAAGAATACAAAGATGGGTTATTATTATTTAGAGTAATGGAAGATTGTGTATGGAATAAAGCATCTTCTGATATTACAGCATTAAAAACATATCACAATCAACACAGAAAAGATTACATGTGGGACACCCGAGCAGATGTTGAGGTATATAATACTGGAAGTAAAGATTTAGAAAATGAAACACTATTAATGTTAGACTCTGGTTATTTTAGAGTATTTCCTACTGAAGTATCTACAATTAACTACAAAAGAAATAGTTCTTATTTATACAAAAGTAGAATCAAAGACCTTCAGAAAGTTGCTGATGTTTTAAATACAGAAATCAACCTCTTTATTGTAATCAATGTTGAGTATGACAAAAAAGAAGGTAGTGTTTTAAGAAAAAAGAGATTTAATAACATCAAAAATCAATTGGTTAAAAAAGGTGTTAATATAAATAGAATTAAGTCTCACTTTGAAGAAGGTGTTAATGGTGTTGTAGATTTAAAATACTTCACTACTGAAGTCACAAAGTTTATCAACACTAAAAATTCTGAACATAATTTAGCTATTCAGTATACGGATGGGATTTTCACAGAAAACTCACTCCCTTACAAGAAAAATATCGAAATGAAAGTAGGTAGATACATTTTTGAAGAAAACAATCGCTTTATTATAGTGAATGTAAAAGAAATCTTACCAACTGCACCCAAAACATTCAACGAGTCTAAAGGTAATGTAATTGCAGATTATCAAGAATACTTAGAGAAAGAATGGGTAAAAAGTTTACACACAAAACATCAAGTTGTTGTAGATTCTACTGTTCTACAATCTTTATATGTTCAAGACAAAACTTTATAA
- a CDS encoding outer membrane protein assembly factor BamD: MLSKKILITCAILGTLSFSCSKFSRISKSRDINEKYDAALNYYDNKQFYKASVLFEDIMGAFVGAAEYEKIQFYYAYSQYEQQQYLIASHHFKSFFETYNRSPFAEEALFMNGYSLYKDTPDYNLDQSGTDAAIEELQNFINRYPTSQYAEQCDDLINELRARLELKAFEVSKQYSHLRYYKAAAIAYENFMKDYPDSDYKPEAMYKKMEAEYELAKMSVFNKQEERYNDALKTYKKFGERYSDSGAYEDAKKLKVSVDKDLKKHMQKKAAWEKQKAKIEAEAKAGKISKEEAEKLEKEGPKEGRRSKRKRGKNLEQIQDQKNDD, from the coding sequence ATGTTGAGTAAGAAAATATTAATCACTTGTGCAATTTTAGGTACTTTATCCTTCTCTTGTAGTAAGTTTTCGAGAATATCTAAGAGTAGAGACATCAATGAAAAATATGATGCAGCTCTTAATTATTACGACAATAAACAGTTTTATAAAGCATCTGTTCTTTTTGAAGATATTATGGGAGCTTTTGTTGGCGCAGCTGAATACGAAAAAATTCAGTTCTATTACGCATATAGCCAATATGAGCAGCAACAATACTTAATTGCATCTCATCACTTCAAAAGTTTCTTCGAGACCTATAATCGAAGTCCTTTTGCAGAAGAAGCATTATTTATGAATGGGTACTCTTTATATAAAGATACTCCTGATTACAATTTAGATCAATCTGGTACTGATGCTGCTATTGAAGAATTACAAAACTTCATTAACAGATACCCTACTAGTCAATATGCAGAACAATGTGATGACCTTATAAATGAATTAAGAGCTCGTTTAGAATTAAAGGCATTTGAGGTATCTAAACAATATTCTCATTTAAGATATTACAAAGCAGCTGCAATTGCTTATGAGAACTTTATGAAGGATTATCCGGATTCAGATTACAAGCCAGAGGCGATGTACAAGAAGATGGAAGCTGAATATGAGTTAGCAAAGATGTCTGTTTTTAATAAGCAAGAAGAACGATACAACGACGCTTTAAAAACGTATAAGAAATTCGGAGAACGTTATTCTGATAGTGGAGCTTATGAAGATGCTAAAAAGCTTAAAGTTAGTGTCGACAAAGATTTAAAGAAACACATGCAGAAAAAGGCTGCTTGGGAAAAACAAAAAGCCAAAATCGAAGCTGAAGCTAAAGCAGGTAAAATCTCAAAAGAAGAAGCTGAGAAATTGGAAAAAGAAGGACCTAAAGAAGGCCGTAGATCTAAAAGAAAAAGAGGAAAGAACTTGGAGCAAATTCAAGATCAAAAAAATGACGATTAA
- a CDS encoding DUF4097 family beta strand repeat-containing protein: MKSRNIIQYSLIAFLVILSNWAFAQHPNAEKTIEKTFNDINSSTVLSINNKYGDINISTSKQQKTIEVKIVIEAWHPNQGKAEDILSSIKVQNNISDNTILFTTITPSSVSINNKKGFKITYNVTAPEDINLDIDNKYGSLVTESINGSGEFNVSYGSFIANELNGKSNSINISYSSCEIDFIENAEIRSRYLGKLSIGQVNSAEIDDKYGNINIGTAGDLIADCAYSNLNVDILRSTLQAEADYGSVKVNKVATSFKSMDIDVSYGSAKIDFDPDVSFQFNASVKYGSFKSNLEGLTINKQIEKNTSAEYSGYNNEASSDKTINVRSAYGSIKFN, translated from the coding sequence ATGAAAAGCCGCAACATTATTCAATATAGTCTAATCGCCTTTTTAGTTATTTTATCTAACTGGGCATTTGCACAGCATCCTAATGCTGAAAAAACAATAGAAAAAACATTCAATGACATTAATTCTTCTACTGTTTTATCAATAAATAATAAATATGGAGATATTAATATTTCTACATCAAAACAACAAAAAACAATAGAGGTAAAGATTGTTATAGAAGCTTGGCATCCTAACCAAGGTAAAGCTGAAGATATTTTATCATCAATTAAAGTGCAAAATAATATAAGTGATAATACTATTTTGTTCACCACAATTACTCCAAGTTCTGTATCTATAAATAATAAGAAAGGGTTTAAAATTACATACAATGTAACTGCACCTGAAGACATAAATCTAGATATTGATAATAAATACGGGAGTTTAGTTACTGAATCTATTAATGGCAGCGGTGAATTTAATGTTAGCTATGGTTCTTTTATTGCCAATGAATTAAATGGAAAATCAAACTCAATTAATATTAGCTATAGTAGCTGTGAAATTGATTTTATTGAAAATGCAGAGATTCGTTCGAGATATTTAGGAAAACTATCGATTGGGCAAGTTAATTCTGCAGAAATAGATGATAAATATGGTAATATTAATATTGGTACTGCTGGAGACTTAATTGCTGATTGTGCTTATTCTAATCTTAACGTTGATATTTTAAGAAGTACTTTACAAGCGGAAGCAGATTATGGTTCTGTAAAGGTAAACAAAGTAGCTACCTCATTTAAAAGTATGGATATTGACGTCTCTTATGGTTCTGCAAAAATTGATTTTGATCCGGACGTAAGTTTTCAATTTAATGCATCTGTTAAATACGGAAGCTTCAAATCAAATTTAGAAGGTTTAACTATCAATAAACAGATCGAAAAAAATACATCTGCAGAATATAGCGGTTACAATAATGAAGCATCTTCTGACAAAACAATTAATGTAAGATCTGCATATGGAAGCATAAAATTTAATTAA
- a CDS encoding RNA polymerase sigma factor, whose translation MTAILDKCKEGDRKAQFELYNQYSKAMYNICVRIVNNLEEAEDILQESFLSAFKNLHQFNGTSSFGAWLKRIVVNHSINHVKKRRLDLVEMEENNISSIPEKEEKDIDLILNIDRIREAIQLLPDGYRIVFSLYLLEGYDHREISQILSISESASKSQYSRAKKKLKDILKVSL comes from the coding sequence ATGACAGCAATACTTGATAAATGTAAAGAAGGTGACCGCAAAGCTCAATTCGAATTGTACAATCAATATTCGAAGGCAATGTATAACATCTGTGTACGGATTGTAAACAATCTAGAAGAAGCAGAAGATATATTACAAGAATCGTTTTTGAGTGCTTTTAAAAATCTTCATCAATTTAATGGCACATCATCTTTTGGTGCATGGTTAAAAAGAATAGTAGTGAATCATTCTATTAATCATGTAAAAAAAAGAAGATTAGATTTGGTAGAAATGGAAGAAAATAATATTTCTAGTATTCCAGAAAAGGAAGAAAAAGATATTGATTTAATCCTCAACATAGACCGTATTAGAGAAGCTATACAGTTACTACCAGATGGCTACCGTATTGTATTTTCATTGTATTTACTTGAGGGATATGACCATAGAGAAATCTCTCAGATACTTTCAATTTCAGAGTCTGCATCAAAATCACAATACAGCAGAGCTAAGAAAAAATTGAAAGACATTTTAAAAGTTTCTCTATAA
- a CDS encoding Fur family transcriptional regulator, whose product MSTTALQILNDFDLRRTASRISILNIFMGTKIALSENVIEEQLVGICDRATIYRTLKTFIEKGILHRVIDENSLVKFAMCNSDFCTESHHRHEHVHFKCQSCGDTECMDDLPIHPVTLPEGYTASETNYLIVGTCKKCNQ is encoded by the coding sequence ATGAGTACAACAGCACTACAAATATTAAACGACTTCGATTTACGAAGAACCGCAAGCAGAATTAGTATCTTAAACATTTTTATGGGAACTAAGATTGCTTTAAGTGAAAATGTCATCGAAGAGCAATTAGTTGGTATTTGTGACCGTGCAACTATTTATAGAACATTAAAAACGTTTATTGAAAAAGGTATTTTACATCGAGTAATTGATGAAAATAGCTTAGTAAAGTTTGCAATGTGCAATTCAGATTTTTGTACTGAATCTCACCATAGACATGAACATGTACATTTTAAATGTCAGTCTTGCGGTGATACAGAATGTATGGATGACCTCCCAATTCATCCAGTTACCCTACCTGAAGGCTATACAGCCTCAGAAACTAACTACTTAATTGTAGGTACTTGTAAAAAATGTAATCAATAA
- a CDS encoding MlaD family protein: MSNFKIELSNEVKVGLFAIVCGIVLYTGFNFLKGIDIFSDHHTYFIEYDKSPDLQVSNNVTINGVIVGRVSAIELLQNQNNVVRVTIDLKDNILIYTETKAFIADKGMLGDKQIILRTENKTTIAEPNATLQGGIEDGLFASLATKADPLMKSLEQTLDSVQMVLAGFRGTGERVNQMLDKTNSIMSKVDKGGIDQTLYNVKVMTANLKDASAELTPLLAKMDHLADSLNNAPLTQTVKNAQDVLANANRTLNAINDPNGSVGALLTQREMHDQLVSTMASMDSLLIDFKAHPKRYVHFSVFGKKDKAPKEDKK; encoded by the coding sequence GTGTCCAATTTTAAAATTGAATTATCAAATGAAGTCAAGGTCGGATTATTTGCAATCGTCTGTGGCATTGTACTTTACACCGGTTTTAATTTCCTAAAAGGAATAGATATTTTTTCTGACCATCACACATATTTTATTGAATATGATAAAAGTCCCGACCTGCAGGTCTCTAATAATGTCACTATTAATGGTGTTATAGTTGGAAGAGTATCTGCAATAGAACTTTTACAAAATCAAAATAATGTTGTTCGTGTAACTATTGATCTAAAAGATAATATACTAATTTATACCGAAACAAAAGCTTTTATTGCTGACAAAGGAATGTTAGGTGATAAACAAATTATCTTAAGAACTGAGAATAAAACTACTATTGCTGAACCTAATGCAACACTTCAAGGAGGTATTGAAGACGGGTTATTTGCGTCTCTTGCAACTAAGGCAGATCCGTTAATGAAATCTTTAGAACAAACTTTAGATTCCGTTCAAATGGTTTTAGCTGGTTTTAGAGGTACAGGTGAGCGTGTTAATCAGATGCTTGATAAGACAAACTCAATAATGAGTAAAGTAGACAAGGGTGGTATAGATCAAACTTTATACAATGTAAAGGTGATGACTGCTAATTTAAAGGATGCTTCAGCAGAACTTACTCCTTTATTAGCAAAAATGGATCATTTAGCCGACTCATTAAACAATGCACCTTTAACACAAACAGTAAAGAATGCTCAAGACGTTTTAGCAAATGCAAACAGAACTCTTAATGCTATCAACGATCCAAATGGATCTGTAGGTGCTTTACTTACACAAAGGGAAATGCACGATCAATTAGTAAGTACTATGGCAAGTATGGATAGTCTATTGATCGATTTTAAAGCTCATCCTAAAAGATATGTTCACTTCTCGGTTTTTGGTAAAAAAGACAAAGCACCAAAAGAAGACAAGAAATAA
- a CDS encoding putative LPS assembly protein LptD → MQSLLYGVIAFFFVSMFTLNEAKADTNFKGEVAYFKIENDTAQSRQAARQLAKTLRLLNSSAKNELLTNYADALHAFSDSVLFRGDRDLQQIRVDMADPEIVERMNQLNTALKSDDPTEWEKAKDSGVFDDMDDIMMDYSDFDLPSEDVIETLDMWKTGEDISAPVDQFDSPVKYTSDWSNFEMRTQTMYMKENAEVEFGEQTLKAGDIQMNFVTKIVKAQGIEDSTGTVVEKPIFKDGQSTFNANEMIYNYETGKGLIKGIVTEESDGIITSQVVKKTAGPEMYMGDNVYTTCRLEHPHFGFRTKKLKVVPEKNIVSGPFLVELNESPLPLGFFFGIFPATTDNTSGFIMPSYGESTDRGFYLRDGGVFLALTDYFNLTVLGSAYTLGGWGLNISSQYRKRYAFSGNTRVSFVNNLFQENDGSLTVRQDYQIQWSHSQESKKNSRFSANINIANSDYNRNNSQDANDYLQSSMNSSVSYSNSFNLGNVNLNTTAQTRYQQNVQTGEATLTPEASLNMQRVRPFQNLFKKSNLISEIGLTYSVKANGSVTNKPGSGKLPFNVYGADNSTDDGIDPETGKYPDLLTNFGEYQDDFRWGVTHDIPISTQMKVLKYFTFSPSFNYKEYWHPVSYDYTYLESENAVKVDTTNSMTRYSEYSTAIGFNTNMFMFYNMKGGSIIRHTIQPSASMSFRPDFGDPNYDYYQMVQTSATNPQGTNVFRSEGGLVGKPSAGRSSALSFSVNNVLELKSGKKGEDGKAKKTMLLNNLNVSSGYDFERDSLNWSDISAGFRTTLLKKVDVSVSSRWDPYRYVVTDTKYDETLKKEVVTSQYKSQYTLSETGGGLANLSNMTVSLGTRLAPKGAKEKKEKKLNELEPRNELERQMLEEMRRNPDLYMDFDIPWSLSINYNLNYNKTGEQESTVTQTLTFSGDLSLTPKWKFAFRSGYDFKESAFSYTSFDITRDLHCWQLTANWIPFGPRQSYNITIAVKAAMLQDLKWERRNSWIDRNDRFE, encoded by the coding sequence TTGCAAAGCTTATTGTATGGCGTTATCGCCTTTTTCTTTGTTTCGATGTTTACATTGAACGAAGCTAAAGCTGATACTAATTTTAAAGGCGAGGTTGCATATTTTAAGATAGAAAATGATACCGCTCAAAGTAGACAAGCGGCTAGGCAATTGGCAAAAACTCTACGCTTGTTAAATTCAAGTGCAAAAAATGAGTTGTTAACTAATTATGCGGACGCATTGCATGCATTCTCTGATTCTGTGCTGTTCAGAGGTGATCGAGATTTACAGCAAATCCGAGTTGATATGGCTGATCCCGAAATTGTCGAAAGAATGAATCAGCTGAACACAGCTTTAAAATCTGATGACCCTACAGAATGGGAAAAGGCAAAAGATTCTGGTGTTTTTGATGATATGGATGATATCATGATGGATTATAGTGATTTTGACCTGCCTTCTGAAGATGTTATAGAAACTTTAGATATGTGGAAGACTGGAGAAGATATCTCAGCTCCTGTCGATCAGTTTGATTCTCCAGTGAAATATACTTCAGATTGGTCTAATTTTGAGATGAGGACTCAAACAATGTACATGAAGGAAAATGCAGAAGTGGAATTTGGGGAACAAACCTTAAAAGCTGGAGATATACAAATGAATTTTGTAACAAAAATTGTCAAAGCACAAGGTATAGAAGATTCTACAGGTACTGTTGTTGAGAAACCAATTTTTAAAGATGGACAGTCTACATTCAATGCGAATGAGATGATCTATAATTATGAAACAGGAAAAGGTTTAATAAAAGGTATTGTAACAGAAGAAAGTGATGGTATTATTACTTCACAGGTTGTAAAGAAAACAGCGGGTCCAGAAATGTATATGGGCGATAATGTTTATACAACATGTAGATTAGAGCATCCTCATTTTGGGTTTAGAACCAAAAAATTAAAGGTAGTTCCAGAAAAAAATATTGTATCAGGTCCATTTTTAGTAGAATTAAACGAATCACCTTTACCCTTAGGCTTCTTTTTTGGAATATTTCCCGCAACTACTGATAACACTTCTGGTTTTATTATGCCTTCTTATGGAGAATCAACAGATCGTGGATTTTATTTAAGAGATGGTGGTGTGTTTTTAGCACTAACAGATTACTTTAACTTAACTGTTTTAGGTTCTGCATATACACTAGGTGGTTGGGGTTTAAATATTTCATCTCAATACCGTAAAAGATATGCTTTCAGTGGTAATACAAGGGTCTCTTTTGTAAATAACTTGTTTCAAGAAAATGATGGTTCTTTAACAGTAAGACAGGATTACCAAATACAATGGTCACACTCACAGGAAAGTAAAAAGAACTCTAGGTTCTCTGCAAACATAAATATTGCAAACTCTGACTATAATAGAAATAACTCTCAGGATGCGAATGATTATCTACAATCATCTATGAACTCATCTGTTAGTTATAGTAATTCTTTTAATTTAGGTAACGTAAATTTGAATACAACTGCTCAAACACGATACCAACAAAACGTGCAAACTGGCGAAGCAACTTTAACTCCAGAAGCCAGTTTAAACATGCAAAGAGTTAGACCTTTTCAAAACTTGTTTAAAAAATCAAATTTAATTTCAGAAATTGGATTAACATATAGTGTGAAAGCTAATGGATCGGTAACCAATAAACCAGGTTCAGGTAAATTACCATTTAATGTATATGGAGCAGATAATTCTACAGATGATGGTATAGACCCGGAGACTGGAAAATATCCTGATTTATTGACAAATTTTGGTGAATATCAAGATGATTTTAGATGGGGTGTTACTCATGATATTCCAATTAGTACACAAATGAAAGTGTTAAAGTATTTTACATTTTCTCCAAGTTTTAACTATAAAGAATATTGGCATCCAGTAAGTTATGATTATACTTATCTGGAATCAGAAAATGCAGTTAAAGTAGATACGACTAACTCAATGACTCGTTATTCTGAATACAGTACTGCTATTGGTTTTAATACTAACATGTTTATGTTTTATAACATGAAAGGTGGTTCAATTATTCGTCATACTATTCAACCTTCTGCCTCTATGAGTTTTAGACCAGATTTTGGTGATCCTAATTATGATTATTATCAAATGGTACAAACATCTGCTACTAACCCTCAAGGAACAAATGTATTTAGGTCTGAAGGTGGTTTAGTTGGTAAACCATCTGCAGGAAGAAGTAGTGCTTTGAGTTTTTCTGTAAATAACGTTTTAGAATTGAAAAGCGGTAAAAAAGGTGAGGATGGCAAAGCAAAGAAAACCATGCTTCTTAATAACCTAAATGTCAGTTCGGGATATGATTTTGAGAGAGATTCTTTAAACTGGTCAGATATTTCTGCTGGTTTTAGAACTACACTATTAAAGAAAGTAGATGTTTCTGTTAGCTCTAGATGGGATCCATACCGTTATGTTGTTACAGATACTAAATATGATGAAACTTTAAAGAAAGAGGTTGTAACAAGTCAATATAAATCACAATATACATTAAGTGAAACTGGAGGCGGTTTAGCTAATTTAAGTAACATGACCGTTTCATTAGGTACAAGGTTAGCACCGAAAGGAGCAAAAGAAAAGAAAGAAAAGAAACTTAATGAGCTAGAACCACGTAATGAGTTAGAGAGACAAATGTTAGAAGAAATGAGGAGAAATCCTGATTTGTATATGGACTTTGATATTCCTTGGTCACTTTCAATAAATTATAACTTAAATTATAATAAAACAGGTGAACAAGAGTCTACAGTTACTCAAACGCTTACTTTTTCTGGAGACCTTTCTTTAACGCCAAAATGGAAATTTGCTTTTAGATCGGGTTATGATTTTAAAGAATCTGCGTTTTCTTATACATCATTTGACATTACAAGAGATTTACACTGTTGGCAGTTAACTGCAAACTGGATTCCTTTTGGTCCTCGTCAATCATATAATATTACCATTGCGGTTAAAGCAGCTATGTTGCAAGACCTTAAATGGGAGAGACGTAACTCTTGGATTGACAGAAACGATAGATTTGAATAA
- a CDS encoding acyl-CoA thioesterase, whose protein sequence is MPFYHDKQKSYPQETESRVIIRFQDCDPFRHLNNAKYFDYFFNAREDRVPQLYGYNIADIFKEYGTGWVIYNHQISYLRPAAVGEWVRIKSSIIHVDANTIVVEYYMLDDAKKELKTVLWSTMKYINPKNGKSTDHQPEVFDYLDTIKNKEVNFAETSFDDRIKAIKEKRHS, encoded by the coding sequence ATGCCTTTTTATCACGATAAGCAAAAAAGTTACCCTCAAGAAACAGAGTCAAGAGTTATTATCCGCTTTCAGGATTGTGACCCTTTTCGTCACTTAAATAATGCAAAATATTTTGACTACTTCTTTAATGCTAGAGAAGATAGAGTGCCACAGTTATATGGGTATAATATTGCAGATATTTTTAAAGAATATGGTACTGGTTGGGTAATATATAACCATCAGATATCCTATTTAAGACCAGCAGCCGTAGGAGAGTGGGTTCGCATTAAATCAAGTATTATTCATGTAGATGCCAATACAATTGTAGTGGAATATTACATGTTAGATGATGCCAAAAAAGAATTGAAAACTGTATTATGGTCTACGATGAAATACATTAACCCTAAAAATGGGAAAAGTACAGATCATCAACCAGAAGTTTTTGATTATCTTGATACGATAAAAAATAAAGAGGTTAATTTTGCTGAAACAAGCTTTGATGACCGAATTAAAGCAATAAAAGAGAAGAGACATTCCTAA